A stretch of Caenorhabditis elegans chromosome IV DNA encodes these proteins:
- the srv-4 gene encoding Serpentine Receptor, class T (Confirmed by transcript evidence) has protein sequence MPLSINLSLLPISHLIFIPICWFSVFLYLRVLYIIHQLRKNVFKSSFFLIIRMHAITDLLMFLYVELVARPRKYRVHNLFEAANDHWIPQLLWFSLTVIKNAMFLGYTVVAVNRCSEIFRFRNHVKFWSPTLILIVYLSEWLAPTIVLIPLFYTGNHNFSLIAAPSGGLFLRASPEFIKLDVLQDLTLSIFCFLVSSFLYLITFVHLVQTLPKTMSNTFFSINRSESSNLNPPTDLIIFKCAFFSFVLFVPNFAKTMVLYFSTNPQLVDIGTELWFFTTEIMCISSPWSLLVSSSKLRKEFIPKRCRKRQENISSMLSTRF, from the exons ATGCCGCTCTCCATAAATCTAAGTCTACTCCCAATAAGTCATTTGATATTTATTCCGATATGCTggttttctgtgtttttgtACCTGCGGGTTTTGTATATTATTCACcaattaagaaaaaatgttttcaaatcgTCGTTTTTCTTGATTATCAGGATGCAT GCTATCACGGACCTCCTTATGTTCCTATACGTGGAGCTGGTTGCTCGCCCACGCAAATACCGAGTTCATAACCTATTCGAAGCAGCAAACGATCATTGGATTCCTCAGCTGTTGTGGTTTTCATTGACAGTTATCAAAAATGCCATGTTCCTAGGGTATACGGTAGTTGCCGTCAATCGGTGCTCCGAGATATTTCGGTTTAGGAATCATGTAAAG ttctGGTCTCCAACCCTTATCCTAATAGTTTACTTATCTGAATGGCTGGCTCCAACAATTGTATTAATTCCACTATTCTACACTGGAAATCACAATTTCTCACTCATCGCTGCCCCTTCTGGCGGATTGTTTCTACGCGCCAGTCCGGAGTTCATCAAA ctAGATGTGCTCCAGGACCTCACTTTATCGATATTTTGCTTCCTGGTCAGCTCATTTTTGTATCTCATCACTTTTGTGCATTTGGTGCAGACTTTGCCGAAAAct ATGTCAAACACATTCTTCAGTATTAATCGATCGGAATCTTCAAATCTCAACCCACCAACAGacctaattattttcaaatgtgcatttttctcatttgttCTGTTTGTGCCAAATTTCGCAAAAACAATGGTTTTATATTTCTCCACTAATCCTCAACTGGTGGATATTGGAACGGAACTTTG GTTCTTCACTACGGAAATAATGTGCATCAGTTCTCCGTGGAGCTTACTAGTGAGTAGCTCAAAATTGCGAAAGGAATTTATACCGAAAAG atgCAGAAAACGACAGGAAAATATTTCTTCAATGTTGTCTACtagattttaa
- the srv-4 gene encoding Serpentine receptor class gamma (Confirmed by transcript evidence), which yields MPLSINLSLLPISHLIFIPICWFSVFLYLRVLYIIHQLRKNVFKSSFFLIIRMHAITDLLMFLYVELVARPRKYRVHNLFEAANDHWIPQLLWFSLTVIKNAMFLGYTVVAVNRCSEIFRFRNHVKFWSPTLILIVYLSEWLAPTIVLIPLFYTGNHNFSLIAAPSGGLFLRASPEFIKMCSRTSLYRYFASWSAHFCISSLLCIWCRLCRKLCQTHSSVLIDRNLQISTHQQT from the exons ATGCCGCTCTCCATAAATCTAAGTCTACTCCCAATAAGTCATTTGATATTTATTCCGATATGCTggttttctgtgtttttgtACCTGCGGGTTTTGTATATTATTCACcaattaagaaaaaatgttttcaaatcgTCGTTTTTCTTGATTATCAGGATGCAT GCTATCACGGACCTCCTTATGTTCCTATACGTGGAGCTGGTTGCTCGCCCACGCAAATACCGAGTTCATAACCTATTCGAAGCAGCAAACGATCATTGGATTCCTCAGCTGTTGTGGTTTTCATTGACAGTTATCAAAAATGCCATGTTCCTAGGGTATACGGTAGTTGCCGTCAATCGGTGCTCCGAGATATTTCGGTTTAGGAATCATGTAAAG ttctGGTCTCCAACCCTTATCCTAATAGTTTACTTATCTGAATGGCTGGCTCCAACAATTGTATTAATTCCACTATTCTACACTGGAAATCACAATTTCTCACTCATCGCTGCCCCTTCTGGCGGATTGTTTCTACGCGCCAGTCCGGAGTTCATCAAA ATGTGCTCCAGGACCTCACTTTATCGATATTTTGCTTCCTGGTCAGCTCATTTTTGTATCTCATCACTTTTGTGCATTTGGTGCAGACTTTGCCGAAAAct ATGTCAAACACATTCTTCAGTATTAATCGATCGGAATCTTCAAATCTCAACCCACCAACAGacctaa